AACGAGAATGGAGTCACCCTGCCCAACATCTATAAAGTGGATTGTCAGGTTGTCTATTTGAGTGTCAGATGATACTTGTTCATGCAAAGCATCTTGATCTACAAAAGCGTTCTCATCAAGGCCAGTAGTAGTATTATTTGGGGGCTGAACCGCAGATCCGGGCGGGCGTTCCTTTGGCTCTCCTAGCAGGACACCTAGCATCACTAGCACAATGAAAGCTATTAGTATCCATTTCAATTCCTTTTTGATTATATCCCCTCTACACAGCAGATAAAATAAGCGTTGAGACCTAATGCAGATAAAGTTTTCTTGTGAGAGGTCATGGAATATATTTTAGTGAGAGTAGATTAGAAAAATTGAGGATATGGTACAATCAATTTATATATAATTATTTGATCCATATTCTACACCAGCAGCAATCCCCGCTGCCAGTCGTTCACAATGCGTATACCTACCCGTGTATCGTCTACCTCTCCTTTCTTTTTAAGGCAGTTTGCCTGCCGGCCAATGAGTTCGAGCACATCATAAGAGTCCTGGCTCTCGATGGTCACCTTGTAGAAGGCTTCCAGGGCAGTTCTGTTCTCAGCACACATTTTCTCTATGATCTTCAAAGCCACCCCTATGGGATCCTTCAGATGAGTAGCGTCCTTTATACCAAGCATCCCCTGAATGTATTCGTCATGCTCATCAAAAGGTATCACTCCCGGGGTATCGATGAACTTGATCCGGGAACCAGCATTCACGAGCTGTACCCCTTTTGTGTGGCCTGAGATGGAAGAAGTGCTGGTTCTGTGCCTTCCTACCACGCCATTGATTACGGAAGATTTCCCGGTATTGGGATATCCAAGGCTTCCGACAAGTATGTCCCGGTCCTTAATGTTGGCGAGTTCAAGGATCCTGTGCCTTAGCATTGTTGTGCCGAACCTCTCTTTGCTGGATATGAATACAACAGGAGCAATCTTAGACAGGAGGGATTTCTTTTTCTCAAGGGTTTCCTGAGATACAAGATCACATTTGCTCATGACTATGATAAAAGGTTTCTTTGCACGTACTATTTCAGCTTCCACCTCGCTGTTCCTTGTCTCATCCGGAAAACGGGCATCTACCACTTCAAGCAGGACATCAGCCTTTCTGATGACATCCTTTACCATTACCTTGTAGCTTGCCATGGTACACGTAATGCTCCATGAGCATATAAGGATGTCAGAATAGGCCCTCGATAGAAGTCCGGTCTACAATTATTTTTCATTCCCGGAGGCAGAAAAGGTGTCTATTCTTCTTGCAAGCCTATAGGAAATATCCGACAGATAAGCAGTACCCCATGCAGCCACAACAAGTGCACCAAGCAGATCAAAGAACATATCACGCATCGTATCATCAATCCCGTGCTGTGTTAAAAACGCATCCATCTCAAACTTAGCTACCATCTCATCTGTAAGGAATTCGAGGATCTCCCATATTACACCTGCTGCGAGGATGAAAAGAAGGATGAATACAAACATGAATTTGGGAGGTATGTATAACTCATCAGTGTAGATATCAATGGCCCTTATCACCACATATCCTGCAGCTGCAATTACACTTGCAGAAAGTGCATGGGTCAGGTTGTCCCATCTTGCTACTGTTTCATAGAATGACACAGTACCTAGCGTATGCAAGAAAACGGCAAGAGTGATCCACAATGCCAGGCTGGGATCGAGTGAGATATAGTATTTATGGGTAAGGACAATTGGCACAAAAGTAATGCCCAATGCTATAATTGCATTAAGTACTACATGGGTGTCCTTCAAATATATCCCAACGAACATCATTATCAACAGACATGCCTGCATGACCCTTGTTGCAAGCTCTAGTTTTTTTTTCGATATACCAAGCAATTTACGGATAGGTTCAGGTGGTCTAGCTGATGTGTATGCGGGAACGTCCCGTTCATCCTTTGAGGGAAATCTAACTATACTGGGAATAGATCCTCCTCTGGATCTAAAGTACCATCCAAAGATAAGACCTGCGACAATACCTGCAACTGTAGCATACATGAACTCATACATTACCGCAGTGTTGACAGCTTCCTTGGACCTGCCATCTAGAATGAAACTTGTTCCAATATTTGTGTCCAGTAACCATTGCATAAGGTACCATAGACCCGATATTGCAAGAGTGGTAATGAAAACGAAAAGAATTGCAAATTTGTGATTCATTTTCACAGAAGTGAACCAGTTGATCTCTGCAGCTAACAGCAGTGCAATAGTTGCTACTGAGATATAATGAAGTATACTGCTGGAAAAAAACTGATAATCTATTGCATTTCCAACTATTGGTAATGCAACTAACATTAAAAGATACCATGGTGGCATGATTGACAAATTCTTAAAGAACAATGCTGGAAGGAGTATTATACAGATAGCGAATGAACTAAGGATACCCCATGTATATCTGCCATCCATAAAATCCATGAAGGTCAGAAAAACCAGGCCCGATAGGATCATCCAGGATAAGATCGCATTTCTAGAGGTATTTAAAAGAAGTTTGCTAAGCTTATCTCTGTCCATATTACATCACTTAAATGTCAGGTCTAAACTTTATTGTGTAGTAGATAATGTTATAAGAATATATAAGTCTGTCAGAGTGCGGATTATCGAACTTCAGATCAATTATATTTCTCCGGTCTTTGTGCCGTGCACTTTTAACATCTTTTGAGATCAAGTTTTCTCACATATAATAGTAGACTCATTATATTAATTAATGGTTGATAATAGCAAATTATATATTCATTTAGTATTGTACTACTAACAGCATATCATGTCTGTAAAACAAATATTTGAGAAAATTGGGGAATTTGTAGAAAAATCACCCAAAAAAATACTTGCGACAGCCATTATCTTGATGCTATTGTCATTCATAGGTGCAGGCCTGATAGAACAGAGAAGCGGTACAGATACATTTGTTAAAAAGAATTCTGAGACATACCAGAACTATGACCATCTATACAAACAAAACTTTGGTAGTGAGGTCATAGTTGTACTTGTGGAATCTGATGATGTAAGAGAGTCCGAAGTGTTGGAGGCCATTAACAGCTTTGACAGGATAATTGAGCAAGACAAGGATGTAGAGAATGTAGTCAGTATGGCATCGCTCATCAAAAGTGCATCCTATTCTGCAACAGGCCGTTCAGAGATTCCTGATGATAACACCATCCTGACATTGATCGACCAATTGCCATCTGCTTACGTTGAGCAGTTCATGCCAGACACCACACATACGCTCATAATGATCCAGATGCCTGGCAGTATAAATGAAGATAACAAGAAAAGGGTCCTTGCTCAAGTAGAAAAAACAGTAGAGATAGTTGACTTTCCAGCAGGTACCACTGCTGTGGCCACTGGTGAGCCGGCATACATAATAGCGATGTCAGAAGAAATGACCTCCAGTCTTGGAAGCATGTTGTTCCTTGCTTTCGTTCTGATGATAATAGGGCTTAAGATAGTTTTCAGACATGTTAGATGGTCCTTGCTTCCAATACCGGTTATCCTTGTGGGCTTGATTTATACATTTGGAGCCATGGGTTTGCTGAGCATTCCCATGACTATGGCATCAATGGCAGTATTTCCAATCCTTATCGGACTGGGAGCAGATTATGCGATCCAGTTCCAGAGTAGGATCGAAGAGGAGCTCGCAAAGGGAGAGTCTGCCGAAGAGGCAATAATCGATACGATAAAACACACGGGGCCTGCAGTAGCTATTGCGGTCACGGCAACATCTTTAGGTTTTATAGCGCTGTTCATTTCTCCTGTTCCCATGATACAGGACTTTGGAAAGATGAGTCTTGTAGGAGTGATCCTGTGTTACCTTGTTGCAATGTTCGTGTTGGTCGCTCTACTATACAGGCTCGATAGAAGATCATTGGAAAAAGAAGCAGAAAAGAACTTGAAAAAAGAACTTAATGGAAATAAAACAACCGCAGAGCCAACAACAGAGCATAACTCACCTCTTGGGACATTCCTTGCAAGAGTTTCTCTGCTGACAACAAAACACTATATGATCGTCATCGTACTAGCATCTATTTTTGCAATTGCGGGACTATATGCAGATGAACATGTCGGAGTACAGACAGACACAAAGGACTTTGTGCCTCAGGACATGCAGGCACTTCAGGACCTTAACAAGCTTAACAGGGTCATGGGGGGTAGCGACCAACTAAGTATAATAATCAGGGCAGACGACATAATGGACCCGGACCTGCTACAATGGATGGTCGATTTCAGTGAACTGGAAGAGGAACGCCACAACCAGATAACAGGCTCTGGCAGCATTGGTTCATTAATATACTCTGGCTATGGCTCAATACCTTCTGATAAGGACACAGTAATTTCTATAACAGACAGTATGTCTTCTGTCATTACTGACCAGTACATTGAAGGCGGGAACCTTGGTGTTCTTAACCTTAAACTTGAGAGCAATCTGCAAACACAACAGGTATCTAATATCATTGAGGCAGTTGAAAATGATCTGCAGTGGTATGCTCCTCCGCCTGGGGTCACAGTCACTGTCACGGGCAATAAAGTAACAGAAACTTCCATTATAGGTGCCCTTACATCAGGCAGGACTGCCATGGGTTACCTGGGAATGGCTATTATCTTTATAGGCATGTTACTGATCTACAGGGACTGGATGAAATCCCTGGCAACAATACTGCCTATAGTGATGGTCACGGGATGGCTCGGCGGAGTGATGTACCTGTCGGGTATGGAATACAATCCGCTTACAGCCACACTCGGTGCTCTTGCAATAGGGATAGGGGCAGAGTTCACTATCCTTATGCTGGAACGTTATTTTGAAGAACGTGACAGGGGACTGGAGCCACTTGATGCCATGGAGACGGCTGCACTTAGAATAGGACCAGCGATCCTTGCATCAGGTTTTACTGTGATATTCGGTTTTTCAGCTCTTGTAGCATCATCATTCCCAATGCTGCGTGGTTTTGGGATCGTTACGGTGATAGCTGTAGCTTTTTCATTATTCAGCACCATTGTCGTCCTGCCACCTATTATGGTTAACCTAGACAGGTGGAGATCAGGACGCAAAGCATCAAAAAAATATATAGAAGATAATAAGGTGAATATATGATCACTCTTAAAAATTTAAAGTTTATTTCGATCGCAATTCTATTACTCAGTAGTATGCAGTTTGCATCTGCGGGTATAGACGAGAATGTTGTCGCTGAAATTGCAAGCGATTACTATGATGTGTACGGATCTCCTAATCTGATAGCAAACCTCGCTTGTGATGAAGTGTTTGAGAGAGGAGAAAAAGGCATCCTTTATGTGAATATACTGAACAATGGGCAGATCACAGGATTTGAAGCCAATGAGGATGAGATAGAAGATGATATAGATGAGTACGGTGAAACACTCACCCGCACTTATATGTCAAGCGAACTTCTGTCAGACCGGGCGATAACAACAGCAGATTCTATGACAGCAACACTTTCACTTGTTGACCCCGATGCTCCCATAAAGATAGAACAGGATACTTTACTCCTGGGTTCACTGAACGCCGGCAAATCCCTATCTACACCCGCCGAATTCCCTATAGAAATATACGACAATGCAAAAGCTGGCACTTACGATCTGCAGCTTTATATTGCATACAGGTCCCAGAAGGATTCTGCGGTAACACCTCCTTACGGTGATACCAACTACTGGTATGAGGATATGAACCAGACAATGATCCTTCAAGTAGTCGTTGAAGAAGAACCGTATTTCAGGATAGATAATGTTGAATCTGATCTGCGGGCTGGCGATGAAAAAACCATCAATGTAACATATACCAATACAGGAGAGCAGATAGCACGTGAATGTATTGCAAGGATAAGTGTTGTAGATCCTTTCACAACCACAGACGATCAGGCATATCTGGGAGACATGCATCCCGGCGAGTCAAGGACCGCAATATTCGATCTCAATGTGGCAAAAGATGCGACCGTAAAGGAGTATTCAATAAGCAGTGAGATAAAATATAAGGACGAACAAGATAAAAGCCAATATTCGGATAATCTTAAATTACCTGTGTATGTTGGTCCTGCAGAATCCCTTAATGCCTCTGTTGCAGTTGGACTTGTGCTTCTTGTAGGTATCATCGGTACTCCGGTATATATGATCTCCAGGAAGAGGAAGCAGAATAATTACAAGAAATATCTGGATAACAAAGAAACAAAGGCAAATGACAAATAAAAGTATCCTGTGAAAGTATTATTATGAACAACTTGATAGAATCACTTCAACAACTAGGTCTGACAACCTACGAAGCTAAAGTGCTCATAGCACTTACACGCTATGGTAGCGGAACTGTGGCGGATATCCATGCATTATCGGGTATCCCCCGCTCTGCCGTGTACGGGGTGATCACCAAACTTGACGATAAAGGAATTATCGAGACACAGCATACCAAACCCATGCGTTACAGAACACTATTTCCGAACCAGATCATTGACAGGCTGAAAGTGAATTATGAAAATGCTGTTGAAACATCTCTTGAGCAACTTGAGAAGATTTATCATGCACCTGATACCTTAGTAGAGGAAGATGGAGTATGGAACATCAGTGGTGTGAAGAACGTTACTGATAAGATAGTCCAGATGCTGGACTCGGCTAAAGAAGAAATAATACTTGCATTAACCTATCCTTCTTTGGACAAGGCCACCGAAACATATCCTGTCATGGAGATCATCACAACAAAACTTCAGGAAAAGATAGATAAGGGTCTTAAAGTAAAGATCACTATCAATGAACAGCAGGCAAGATGTGGTCAGCAGACAGGTAAAAATCCTATTTGTGGTGCAGAGGTAAGAGTCTATTCCACAGAAGACAGCGCTCATCCTTTGAAGGGGGGAATTATTGTGATCGATGATAAAGAACTTCTTATCGTCACAGTTAAAGATGATCCTACTCCCCCTAACCTTACTGCCACATGGTACAACGGAAAGGAACAGGTTTCAATTTTCAGGCATTTTATAGAGGTAGAATGGAATGCATCCAGACCTCTGGAACGCTGAGGAAATGCCATATTTTGAACATTCCTATCCCATTGAACTCACATTGTGTGCCTTCTTTCATCCCTTTAAATATCTATTCACTGAAAACATAAGGAGACCATTATATTAGACCGCAGATCTAATGAGGTTATTTGCTGTCCTCTTTGTATTGGATATATTTTTTGGAATCAGTACATTTATGAGCCTTCCCGCCGTCCCTACTATTAATGAAGGATAGTGAAAAGGAAATTATTTCCACTCTTAAGTATGTCTGCCACATGAAACATGAGTTCATGCTGTCGGAGATAAAGAATTACATTACAAGTGACATGTCCGTAGAACAGATCTATGATATTATTAAGCCATTTCTGTACGAGCTGGACATTGATGCCATTCCGGAAGGTGCTGATTTCAGAATGAGGCTGTCTCCTCCTGCAACAGTGATGCAACTTACCGAGGAAGAAGTAAAGAAAACTGAGATTTTCTTAAGGTCTGCAGTGGTGTCGGCAAAACTGCAAACAGTTATCGAGCAATACATCAGCAAAAAGACCGCAAAGCAGTGGGATGATCCGGTCGTTCTGGACAGGATCAGAAAAGCAGTCGTAGGTCAGAAGAACGCTTATTGGAGAGAAGGCAGTTCCAGGAAGATCTCTTATGAAAAAGGCTACAATGTGCTGGGATACCTTGCTTATCACTTCCCGGTGTATTTTGTGCAGTTCCAGCATATGTTATATGACATGGCTCAGGCCGGTATTCTCAAAACACGCATGAAGATCCTTGATGTGGGCACAGGTCCGGGCACAGTGCCTCTGGCTATTGCCGATTTCTACAAAAGGCTGGAAGGTCGCAAGGCCGACATCTACTGTGTGGAACTGTACGATGAGAATATCGAGGCTTTCAACTCCCTTGTTCCAAACTATGCTTCGGATTCCATAAATCTGCACGAGCCTGTAAGATCAGATATACGTAAAATAAAGCCAGAAAGTCTGCCTGAGAATATCGACCTTATGGTGTTCTCGAATGTGCTCAATGAGATAAAAGATATTACCATAGAGCAAAAAGCGGACATCGTGCTAAAAATGGCTCAAAGACTGGCATCTGATGGCAGTATACTTGTAATAGAGCCCGCAGACAGAGCAAACTCAGTGGAGCTACGCAGGCTGAGCATTGCGCTCAAGGAAGCTGGTCTTGGCATATATGCCCCATGTTCCTTCATATGGGGTGCAGGCTGCAGCCTTGAAGAATGCTGGAGCTTCGGGCAAAAGCAGGACATCAATCCAACACTCCTGATGCGCAAACTTGCAGAGTGTGATGAGCCGTACCGTTATATCAATACTGACATTAAGTACTCTTATTTTATAGTAAGAAAGGATGGCCTAACCAAAGAGTGCTACAGAGTCGCGCCCAAAGCAAAGTTTGCACGTTTCTCCAAAATGAGTACGCACAAAGATAAGCGTATCAATGTAGTATGTTCCCTAATGTCAGGTGATCTGGGTGATGAAAAGTACAGCCTTTACAAAATGTGCGACGGCACTTCCAGAAAAGCAGTCTATGCAGTAATTCCATGGCATAATGTGACTGAGGACAATAGTCTTATTAAACGGGCAGATTACGGAGAGATACTGGAGCTTTATGATGTACTCGTGAACTATAATAAGGAGAAGGATGCCTATAATCTTCTTCTTAGCAAAGGAAGTACAGTTTACCGGGCAGGTGATGAAAGAGACGATTAATGGTCTTTTTCTCTTATTTGATCTCACCGGGTGCTTTATTTACTAGCCGATAACTACGAATTGATTTGAAGTTTAAGAAGTTCTTTAATATGTGCACACCCATATTATGAATTGTCAGTTCAGGAGGGTGAAATTCATGAGCAGATCACAATTCATAATATACGCATCATTAACTGTGCTTTTTGTATATATGGCAGTAGCAACAGTATTTGCAGGCAACACGGCAGTTTCCGAGCCTTCGATGGCGATTACAGATAAGGTAATATCTTCTACGGTAGGTGGCGTGATCTCCAATACAGGGACGATCACTGAAATGGATACGATCAGCGTTGATCCCAGCTACTATAATACGATGTTGCAGCCCGGAACCAGTGAGAACTTCACCGTTACCGTGACCAACATGGAAGATGCTGCGATCACAGTTAATCCGACAATGGTTATCACACCATATACTTACAGTTTCATGGACGAGAGCTGGATCACAATAACTCCTGCACAGGAAGTTCTAGAGGCAGGAGAAAAGGCACAGTTCGGAATAAAGATATCTGTCCCTGAGGATGCTAAAGTAGGGAACTATGCTGCAACGCTGACCTTTATGGAAAATGTGCCTGAAGGAGATATACTGTACCAGGGATTCCCGGGCACTGTACAGTTAAACGTAGATGTCTGGATACCCCCTAAGGTGGAGATCCTCACAACGTACGTATACGACAGGGTTGAAGCAGGTAAAGTATACGACTATGAGATCATGCTCAGGAATACCGGTGATTCCGAAGTAACTATTGATCCGAAGCTTGTGGAGAACATGTACTACCCCTACCCCATGAGCGCAGAAGCACGCCCGATGGCAATGGATTCTGCAGTATCTATGCCATATTATGGCGGATATGAGCAGGCCTTTGGAAAAGATGCGATCACCATAACTGGTCCTTCAACCATAAAGCCTGGAGAAACAGTTGTTGTAAAGGTACAGGTTAAGGTACCTGCTGATGCAAAAGGAGATTTCTCCGGCAGCATAGATCTGAACATAGATGATCCGGGTATCCAGGATTATGAAGAGATGGTACACCTCAGCTTCCATGTGGCAGTGCAGCCTGAAAAGCCCTATGAGATCCCCTTTAAGGTAAATGACAATGGAACCGTCACTATTGAGC
This DNA window, taken from Methanomethylovorans hollandica DSM 15978, encodes the following:
- a CDS encoding GTPase gives rise to the protein MASYKVMVKDVIRKADVLLEVVDARFPDETRNSEVEAEIVRAKKPFIIVMSKCDLVSQETLEKKKSLLSKIAPVVFISSKERFGTTMLRHRILELANIKDRDILVGSLGYPNTGKSSVINGVVGRHRTSTSSISGHTKGVQLVNAGSRIKFIDTPGVIPFDEHDEYIQGMLGIKDATHLKDPIGVALKIIEKMCAENRTALEAFYKVTIESQDSYDVLELIGRQANCLKKKGEVDDTRVGIRIVNDWQRGLLLV
- a CDS encoding TrmB family transcriptional regulator, translated to MNNLIESLQQLGLTTYEAKVLIALTRYGSGTVADIHALSGIPRSAVYGVITKLDDKGIIETQHTKPMRYRTLFPNQIIDRLKVNYENAVETSLEQLEKIYHAPDTLVEEDGVWNISGVKNVTDKIVQMLDSAKEEIILALTYPSLDKATETYPVMEIITTKLQEKIDKGLKVKITINEQQARCGQQTGKNPICGAEVRVYSTEDSAHPLKGGIIVIDDKELLIVTVKDDPTPPNLTATWYNGKEQVSIFRHFIEVEWNASRPLER
- a CDS encoding COG1470 family protein; translated protein: MSRSQFIIYASLTVLFVYMAVATVFAGNTAVSEPSMAITDKVISSTVGGVISNTGTITEMDTISVDPSYYNTMLQPGTSENFTVTVTNMEDAAITVNPTMVITPYTYSFMDESWITITPAQEVLEAGEKAQFGIKISVPEDAKVGNYAATLTFMENVPEGDILYQGFPGTVQLNVDVWIPPKVEILTTYVYDRVEAGKVYDYEIMLRNTGDSEVTIDPKLVENMYYPYPMSAEARPMAMDSAVSMPYYGGYEQAFGKDAITITGPSTIKPGETVVVKVQVKVPADAKGDFSGSIDLNIDDPGIQDYEEMVHLSFHVAVQPEKPYEIPFKVNDNGTVTIELRSYIYDVYPSNSIADPSFEVKLTDPDGKEGKAVQKAVQYAGSVTMGNVPYPVFKVSGNNSEYQEYSKSYVETYTLKASAGQWTLSVMPHNTENFEYSISAEPSQ
- a CDS encoding efflux RND transporter permease subunit, with the protein product MSVKQIFEKIGEFVEKSPKKILATAIILMLLSFIGAGLIEQRSGTDTFVKKNSETYQNYDHLYKQNFGSEVIVVLVESDDVRESEVLEAINSFDRIIEQDKDVENVVSMASLIKSASYSATGRSEIPDDNTILTLIDQLPSAYVEQFMPDTTHTLIMIQMPGSINEDNKKRVLAQVEKTVEIVDFPAGTTAVATGEPAYIIAMSEEMTSSLGSMLFLAFVLMIIGLKIVFRHVRWSLLPIPVILVGLIYTFGAMGLLSIPMTMASMAVFPILIGLGADYAIQFQSRIEEELAKGESAEEAIIDTIKHTGPAVAIAVTATSLGFIALFISPVPMIQDFGKMSLVGVILCYLVAMFVLVALLYRLDRRSLEKEAEKNLKKELNGNKTTAEPTTEHNSPLGTFLARVSLLTTKHYMIVIVLASIFAIAGLYADEHVGVQTDTKDFVPQDMQALQDLNKLNRVMGGSDQLSIIIRADDIMDPDLLQWMVDFSELEEERHNQITGSGSIGSLIYSGYGSIPSDKDTVISITDSMSSVITDQYIEGGNLGVLNLKLESNLQTQQVSNIIEAVENDLQWYAPPPGVTVTVTGNKVTETSIIGALTSGRTAMGYLGMAIIFIGMLLIYRDWMKSLATILPIVMVTGWLGGVMYLSGMEYNPLTATLGALAIGIGAEFTILMLERYFEERDRGLEPLDAMETAALRIGPAILASGFTVIFGFSALVASSFPMLRGFGIVTVIAVAFSLFSTIVVLPPIMVNLDRWRSGRKASKKYIEDNKVNI
- a CDS encoding small ribosomal subunit Rsm22 family protein, producing the protein MKDSEKEIISTLKYVCHMKHEFMLSEIKNYITSDMSVEQIYDIIKPFLYELDIDAIPEGADFRMRLSPPATVMQLTEEEVKKTEIFLRSAVVSAKLQTVIEQYISKKTAKQWDDPVVLDRIRKAVVGQKNAYWREGSSRKISYEKGYNVLGYLAYHFPVYFVQFQHMLYDMAQAGILKTRMKILDVGTGPGTVPLAIADFYKRLEGRKADIYCVELYDENIEAFNSLVPNYASDSINLHEPVRSDIRKIKPESLPENIDLMVFSNVLNEIKDITIEQKADIVLKMAQRLASDGSILVIEPADRANSVELRRLSIALKEAGLGIYAPCSFIWGAGCSLEECWSFGQKQDINPTLLMRKLAECDEPYRYINTDIKYSYFIVRKDGLTKECYRVAPKAKFARFSKMSTHKDKRINVVCSLMSGDLGDEKYSLYKMCDGTSRKAVYAVIPWHNVTEDNSLIKRADYGEILELYDVLVNYNKEKDAYNLLLSKGSTVYRAGDERDD
- a CDS encoding COG1361 S-layer family protein: MITLKNLKFISIAILLLSSMQFASAGIDENVVAEIASDYYDVYGSPNLIANLACDEVFERGEKGILYVNILNNGQITGFEANEDEIEDDIDEYGETLTRTYMSSELLSDRAITTADSMTATLSLVDPDAPIKIEQDTLLLGSLNAGKSLSTPAEFPIEIYDNAKAGTYDLQLYIAYRSQKDSAVTPPYGDTNYWYEDMNQTMILQVVVEEEPYFRIDNVESDLRAGDEKTINVTYTNTGEQIARECIARISVVDPFTTTDDQAYLGDMHPGESRTAIFDLNVAKDATVKEYSISSEIKYKDEQDKSQYSDNLKLPVYVGPAESLNASVAVGLVLLVGIIGTPVYMISRKRKQNNYKKYLDNKETKANDK